TTCACCACCTGCTTAAACCAATCGTAGCGAGGGTATCTTTTTTGCCCTTTGTCGTTGGAAGGGTAATCGCCGTGTTCGCCAATAATGACGACTCCATCAACGGCAAGTTTTTCTCCACCACAAGTGAGCGCTTCTGCGATAGATGGATATTGCTTCAGTTTGTGCCGAGCAATTCGACCCATGGCGAGATCGTCTTCCGGGAATTGATCCACGTATACAGAAGCGACCTCGATGCGAGGTTCCTGCCAACCGCCGTTCCATGTGTAGCCGAGGGTATGGCGATCCAGAAAATGCTGGGCGTGTGAGTGTTCTTTGACAACGGTACCCAAAAATGCAACTCGGGGTTTCGCTGATCTTTGCTGCGTTGTGACCGCGTGCAGCGGGTTGGTCACCATCGTGGCGGCCGTGCCTGCGGCAGCGGCAAGAAAATGGCGTCGATCAAGTTTCATGGTTTCAATCCTGTTTGAATTCGTTTGCGTAAATGCGAGCGCTGAGTCCGCTCACCCTTCCCACGCAGATCCGTCCCACGCGATGACGCGGTCCAGCATACTGGTGACATCTTTTGCGAAACAGGCTAACAGCCCGTCGCCTTTTTTGACCGTCGCCGCAGATGGGATTCCGACGTGTCCCGGTTTAGAACGGTCCGGCATAATCCAGCCTCGATTGGCCGGAAGGAATGGATTCCCTGGCATGACGTCGGCACAGTCCTGATAGTCACCGACCAAATGGGGCGCGATGGACAGCATCATTGATGTTTCCCATTCCCCGGCATGCCCCATCTCTTCCTGTTGCAAGTCAGCAACGAATTCTCGCGGCTCACTGCCGAGCAGCCAGTATGTGCCGAACAACAGCAGTAGATCAGAACGGTCGCGGTAACGCTGTCGCAATTCAAACACCGCCTGGCGGCCCGGGACGTCGTTTCCGCCGTGCCCATTGATGAACACGATGCTGGTGAATCCGTGAGTGATGAAGTTGTCCGCCAGGCCGCACAATAGGTCGAGATACAAACGGGGATCGGCAGATACCGTTCCGGGAAAGTCCATGTGGTGATGCGAATTTCCCAGCCACATCAGCGGTGCGACCAATATCTTGTCGCCCAGCGTTTCGTGGGCTCGCTGCACAACTTCCGTTGCCAGCATGCTATCCGTGAACAGTGGCATGTGATGTCCATGCTGTTCCATCGCCGCAACGGGAATCACGACTGGCGTGTTCCGGCTGAGATCACGAACGTCGGGCCATTTAAGTTCGGCAAGATGCATGGCAATGTCTTTGTCTGGAGAATTTGTCGGTCACCGAGTATGTCAGAAACGCTGCAAAAACCAACTCCGCCGATCCGGAAACGCGTCGGGGAATCCTGTCGCCGGCACGACGCGCGTCTATGAAAAGGTCTTACGCGTGACATGGCACCGGGCGAGAGTAAGATAAGTTTGCCGATGTGCAGCACCTTTGCCGACGGTTGGCATTTCGTTTTGCACAATTGGGTAGACGGCGTTGGTTCCGTCACGTGACATTGATCTGAGCGTTAATAATATCCCTCGTCAATCTTATCGGAGATCGCCATGCAAGAGTCCGCGACAAAGGCTACTCGCCGTTCCTTTCTTCAGACGGCCGCGACCACTGGTGCCGCAGCGATGGCACCGATGTTTATTCCCGCATCGGTACTTGGCCGAAATGGTGCGGTGGCCCCGAGCGAGCGAGTGATCGTGGCGGGCATTGGGATCGGTCGACGCGGTGGCTATGACCTCAGCTGCTTTCTGCCTCAAAAAGATGTGCAGTTTGTGGCTGTGGCAGACATCAAAAAGAAACGCCAGGGCGAAGTGAAGGCGATCGTCGACAAGCACTACGGCAATGAGAAGTGTGAAACCTATCGGGACTTCCGCGATGTTCTCGACCGCAGCGATATCGATGCTGTTCTGATTGCGACCGGGCCGAACTGGCACGCCACAGCAGCGATGACCGCTGCCAAAGCTGGTAAGGATATGTACTGTGAAAAACCGGTCACGAAAAACATCAGCCAGAGTCTAATTCTGGCAGACACGATGCGTCGTACCGGTCGCATCTTTCAGGCGGGCACTCAGCGCCGCAACCTTCCTCACTTCGCCTTTGCCTGCGAATTGGCTCGCACAGGAAAACTCGGGAAACTGAAACGAGTGTACGCTCACCCTGCCGGAATGCAGGCTTTGATGAGTGGCTGGCTGGTGCCGGAAACCGCACCCGACCCGGATGTCGTCGACTGGGACATGTATCTTGGGCCTGCGGCATGGCGTCCATACAACCCCAAATTGCTGGACGGTTTTAACTTCGAAAAGGGGGGCGGTTTTGTTGGCGCGTTCAACGGTGGCGGAGTGCTGGAATGGGGGTCGCACTGTGTCGATCTTTGCCAGTGGGCCGTCGACGATTGTTTGCCTCCCGTGGAGTACAACGCTCCGAAGAACGGAGAATTGATGGCTCGGTATGAAAACGGCACGGAGCTGATCTTCCGCGAAAAGGGATGGATTCCACTGGGTTCCTGCCCCGTGCGATTCGAAGGAGAAACTGGCTGGGTGGAAGCCGGAGACAGCGGCAAGATGGTGTTAAGTTCGCCGGAACTGCTGGCCGGTCGTGACGTGGAAGAAATCGGCGGCTATCCCGCGACCTTCCATGTTCGTGACTTCCTTGATTGTGTGAAGACGCGTCGGCAGCCCAGAGGGAATGCTCAGGCCGCCTGCAACGCCCACATTGCCTGCCACGCCGCGAACATCGCGCTGACGCTGGATCGTACGGTGAACTTTGACAACGCGACAAATTCCTTCGTGAATGATGAGGCGGCGAATCGTCTGAGATCAGAAGCATTGCGAGAACCGTGGCGGCTGTAATCGCGAATTTCGGTTAGACCCGCGTGCTTCGTGATCCATCCATCTCAACAAACTCAGGGGCCAGGCCCCTGCGCCGTCATAGGAATACACAATGAACAAGATTCAATATTCAACCCTGCTAATTGTCTTCATCGTTGCTTCGGTCGTTGCCGTAAATTCGGCGCAGGCCGATGAAGCGCCTGCGAAGGAAGCTGAATTTTTGGCCGTACTTCGATCTGATGTTGCAGATTCGGAAAAGGCGTTGGCCTGTAAGAGCCTGGCGATCTATGGATCGGCGGCGGCCGTGGCCGATCTGGCCAAACTATTGCCACACGAACGGCTTTCATCGTGGGCTCGAATCGCCCTGGAAGCCATTCCCGGTTCAGAATCTGACGCTGCACTGCGAACGGCAGCCGGTTCTTTAAACGGTCGGCTACTGATCGGCATGATCAATTCCATCGGTGTGCGCGGCGACGCTGACGCGGTTGATCTTCTGGCTCAACGATTGAAGGATTCTGACGCTCAAGTCGCTTCGGCGGCGGCTGTTGCTTTGGGAAAAATCGGAAACGCGGCCGCAACTCTGACCCTGCGAACGGCGTTGGCAGGCGCGCCGGAAGAAGTTCGATCTGCTGTTGCCGAAGGTTGCGTGTTGTGTGCTGAGCGGGCGCACAATGCTGGTGAGTTATCGGATGCCGTGGAAATCTTTGACGAAGTGCGCGCTGCCGATGTGCCGTTGCAGCGAGTTATCGAAGCGACTCGAGGGGCCATTTTGGCTCGACAGCAGGACGGGATTCCTTTGCTGATGGAGACACTGAATTCGGACAACAAGAGTCTGTTTCAATTGGCATTGGGGACGGTTCGTGAATTTCCAGGAGCAGAAATCGACAAGGTGCTGGCGAAGTCATTTAGCCAGGCTGCTCCAGCGCGAGCCGCCTTGATCATTCAGGCGATGTCGGATCGTGTCGACACGGTCGATCTGACTGTTGTTTTGCAGGCTGCAGAAAACGGAAACAACGTTGTACGCCTGTCTGCCATCGATGCTCTGCAACGCATCGGTGATGATTCGTGCCTGGAATTGCTGCTGAAGATCGCGCTGAATGATGATGAGGAACTGGCGAACGCTGCGAAGGAGACACTGGCTGTTCTGCCGGGAGAAAGTGTCGACGGGGAAATCGGAGTTAAGCTGCCGACGGCTTCCGGCGAGCGTTACAAGCTGCTACTGCAGTTGGTGGCTCAGCGTCGAATCGTTTCTGAAGTGGCTGAGGTGGAAAAGGCCCTCGAACATTCTGACGCGTCTGTGCGGCAAGCGGGTTTTGAGGCTTTGGGCGAAATCGTTTCGCTGCAGAGATTGCCAATTTTGGTTTCGCAGGTCGTCCGTCCGTCACATTCAGAAGACGCGGACGTCGCGGAACTGGCACTAAAGACTGCCAGCGTCCGCATGCCTGATCGAGAAGCGTGCGCCAGTGAGCTCGCGAAAGCACTCGGTTCCGCACCGTTGGTTGCGAAAGTGAAATTGCTGGAAATCATCAGCAACGTCGGCGGCAAAACGGCGTTGGCAACTTTGGCGTCGACCGCTGTTGATAAAGAGGACGCTATGCAGGACGCCGCCAGTCGACTTCTGGGCAAATGGAACGGCGTGGAAGCCGCACCTGTTTTGCTGGACCTGTCGAAGAACGCACCGGCCGAAAAGTACCGCGTGCGCGCACTTCGCGGCTACATCGGCCTCGCTCGGAAGTTTGCAATGCCGGAAAAGCAAAGAGCGAAGATGTGCGAGAACGCGGTGACGGGAACCAATCGAACGTCTGAACGCAAACTCGTTCTTGACGTGCTGAAGTTGCATCCGAGTATTGATGGGTTGGAGTTGGCGACCAGAATGAGCCGACAGTTGCCGAGCCTGAAGACTGATGCTTCCGCTGCTGCTTTGGTGATTGGTCAGAAACTGGAGGCCAAGGGCGTCGATGTGTCTAAGCTGATGAGTGGTGTCGGTTTGGAAAAGGTGAAGCTTGAAATCATCAGTGCGACATATGGGGCCGGAAATCGGCAGAAGGATGTTACTGACGCAATCCGCAAACTTGCGGGAGACCTTCCGCTCATTACGCTGACCCACAAGAGTTACAACGACAGCTTTGGAGGCGACCCGGCATCTGGCGTGGTGAAGCAGCTGAAGATTGAGTATCGCATGGACGGGAAAAAGGGGACGGCGTCGTTCCCGGAGAACGCTTTGATCGTGCTACCTGTGCCGAAATCGTAATCGGTTGACGGCGGGCATCATCGTTGGACGCTGTGTCGAACCAGTTTACGAAAGAATCTCCTTTACAACGTGTCCGTGGACATCGGTTAATCGGCGATCGATCCCGCTTTGCCGAAAGGTCAGGCGTTTGTGGTCGATGCCCAATAGATGTAAGACGGTTGCGTGGAAATCGTAGCAGTACGTTTTACCTTCTTCGGCCTTGTAGCCCCAGTCGTCGCTTTGGCCGTAGCTGGTGCCGGCTTTGATTCCAGCTCCGGCCAGCCATGTGACGAAGGAGCCGCCGTTGTGGTCTCGCCCGTCACCTCCCTGAGCAAACGGAGTGCGACCAAATTCGGTGGTCCAGATTAGCAGCGTGTCTTCGAATAACCCGCGAGCTTTCAGATCTCGCAGTAGTGCGGCGATTGGTTGATCGACGGAAGCCGCGATGGGGGGAAGTTCTTTGGGAATGCTGCCGTGATTGTCCCAGTTACCGGTGGCTCCCTGCGGACCGCTCCACACCTGGACGAAACGAGTTCCTCGCTCCACAAGGCGTCGAGCCAACAGGCAGCGTCGCGCAAAGTCTTCGGTAACCGGATTATCGGTGCCGTATGCTTTGTGAGTTTCCGCTGTTTCTTTGTTCGTGTCGAAAGCTTCCGGCGCAGACAACTGCAGCTTTGCGGCAAGTTCATAAGATCGAATGCGCGATTCCAGCTGAGAATCATCGGGGTTGATCGCAGCGTGTTCGGTGTTCAGCTTATTGAGCAGTTCGAACCCCTCAGCGTCAGCTTCGCGAGTTGCAAATGCGTGTTTTGGATCCGGGAAGAGGTCACGCACTGTCTTATCACCGTTGGCTTGAATGACGGTGCCCTGGTGCACGGCGGGCAGGAAGCCGGATGAAAACGGTCCTTTTTGGTTGTACGGCAGCCCCTTCGCATCGGGTAGCACAACGAACGTGGGCAGGTTGTCGGTGAGATTTCCCAGGCCGTATGAAATCCACGCTCCCATCGATGGAAAGCCGGGCAGCACGAATCCCGAATTCATCATATACGTCGCGGGGCCGTGTACGTTTGTCTTCGATTGCATGGCCATCAAAAAGGCCATCTCGTCCACGACTTCGGCCTGATGCGGAAACACGCTGCTGACCCATTGGCCGCATTCGCCATGTTGCTTGAACGCAAACGGACTCTTCATAATGGCGCCCGCTGGTGCAGTGAAACCTTCGGGCTTTTCTTTGGGGCCGAGTTTCTGCCCGTGCAGGCGTTCCAGTTCGGGTTTGTAGTCAAACGTGTCCATGGGGCTGGCGCCGCCTGTCATGAACAGTTGAATAATTCGCTTTACCTTGGCCGGGTGATGCAGGCCTCCGTTGAATTCCTGTGTCGGCTGAACACTCTGCGCTGACACGGCATCCTGAGCAAGCATCTGCGCGGCGGCGAGACCACCGAATCCGCCACCGATGTTCCATAGAAACTGCCGTCGCGGGTGTTGCATGGTGTTCGGGCATTCGTTGCTGAAGAGCGGAGATGGAGATCAATCCACAAACATGAACTCGTTACTGTTGAACAGAAGCCGACACGTGGCGGCGAGTCCGTGCTTGTTTGTGTATGTGAGTAACATTTCGCGTTCACCTGATCGAGGCTCTCGCAGGTAGACCAACCGGCACGCCTCGCGAATTTGATCGCGACTCGTTGAAAATTTCGCTGATAGTTTATTTGCCAACACTTCACTGTGGTGGAGTACGAAATCGTTGTTAAACGTGGCCAACGCTTGCAGGGCTGAAACAGAATGGCTGCGTTTCGGGGCAAGAAGGCCAAGGTCCGGAAAATCGAGTGACTCCATAAACGGATCCGCGATGCCTCGCCAGACAACGCGGTAAATATTGCGTCGAGCAGCCACCTCAGACGTCCAGTCAAAGGCGTCATAGTCCAGTTCCGGGGTGGCCTGAGCTCCTTTCGACTGCGTGAATTGCTGAATTCCGGGGCCGTACATCGTTAAATCGATACGCCCGGAAATCTGCAGCACTGCATCGCGAAACGATTCAGCGTCCAGGGAATGTCGATTCATTCGCCAGAGCAATCGATTGTTTGGATCGCGGTGTCCTGCCTTTTCATGTAACTGGCAACTCCGCTGATAGGTCTGCGACGTCATGATTAAACGATGCAGTTCTTTCACAGAACCGTTAGCGTCATCGCGAAACCACACCGCGAGCCAGTCAAGAAGTTGCGGGTGAGACGGTTCGCCGCCCATGCGTCCGAAGTCGTTGAGCGTGTCGCAGATGCCGCGACCGAAGTGTTTCGCCCACACGCGATTCACGACGCTTCGCCGCGTTAACGGATTTTCGCGAGCTGCCAGCCAGTCGGCCAATGCCGCTCGCCGAAACGATTCGTTTTGAGCGTCGGACAGCTCGAACCGGCCCGGCAGCGTTGGGATGGCCGACAGAGAGCCCGGCGAAGCGACCTCTCCCGGCTGGTCAATGCTTCCTCGATTCAGCACGCGGACCACTTGGGGAGTCATCGGCTGTGTGAGTTTCGTTGATCGGGAATACCACGGCGAAGCCGCATAGACGGATGATTGTGGCGGCAGTGCCTTCAGCCTTTGTTCAGCAACCGACTTCACTGCAAAAGACAGCACCGCGTTGTGTTGTTCGGGAGTCCGTTCGGATTTTGGGACCTTCATCGCTGCGGCAACGGCTTGGGGTACAACTTTCGCGGCAGCTCCGTCCGCATCGGTCGCATACATTCGGCAGCGACCAATCAGGTGGGATCCTCCGTGCAGTTGCTTTAACACCACGGTAACCTGACTGTCCGCTTTCAGCTTTGCTGCCTCTTCGAGCTCAAACACGGCGTGATGAGCTTCGCCCACTTTCGGATAAATTCCCCATGCGGTCTTCACGTTGGAATCCAGCGAATGGTCGATCGTCCAGCCTTCCTGGTCCCAATCGGCCACCGCACTGCGAATGTTCAGTCGGCGCGATTCGTTGTCGTTCAGATAGATTTCCACTTCGTTCAAATGAAGATTGCCATTGTCACAACGGCCCGGACCTTTTGCCGGAAGACTTTCGTCGGGCAGGACTTCAAGGCGAAGGGCCGTTAGAGAATTTAAAGCCAGCGGTGCGCTGATGGTATACGTGTCGGTATCCGGTCGATGACCAGTTGCCAGCAGTGAATCATCATCAAGGCGTTTTAATGTGGCGCCACCTGACGATACAAACACAGTGGGGCAAAGCGTCGTCCACAAGGCGGGTTGTTCGGCAGCAGATGCTTCCCAGCTTTTCGCGAGGTTTGCAATTTCTTTGGACTTGTCGTTGGATAGCTCACCTCGATCGGCCCGATCGATCAACGCGGTCCAGTGTTGACGTTGGGCTGCGATTTCCGGGGAAGCGTCAAATTCGATGTCGCCTTTGCCGATGCCAGCAAATACCGCCTGCAGCGAGTAATAGTCTTCCTGGGTGATCGGATCGAACTTGTGATCGTGACAGCGTGCGCAATTGGCTGTCGTGCTGGCGAATGCGGCCATCGTTTGGGTCACCATGTCGTCGCGGTCGAGATAGTCGAACGTCACAGGTGCCGTGCTGGCGCGGCTGAGTTCCAGCGGCCCGGCTGCAATGAATCCCAACGCCGGAGTGAGATTGGTTTGTTTCGGAAAGAAGTGATCCGCGGCAAGTTGTTCACGAATAAAACGGGGCCACGGTGTGTCATGGTTGAAGCTGTCAATGACATAGTCGCGATAGCGCCAGGCGTTCGGCCGAAACACATCGTGTTCGCAGCCGTGTGTGTCGGCGAAGTGAACGGTGTCCAGCCAGTGGCGAGCCCACCGTTCCCCGTACCGTGGTGAATTCAAAAGGCCGTCGATGATTTTTTCCCATGCTCCAGGGGCCGCATCATCGGCAAACGCTTTAACATTGTCTGGTGTCGGCGGCAATCCGTGTAGATCGAAGTAGGCGCGACGGATGAGCGTTCGACGATCTGCAGGATTCGTTGGAGTCAGTTCCGCTGATTGCAGCTTGTGCTGCACAAACGCGTCGATGGGGTTTCCCGGTTTGTTTTGGCCATTCAGTGACGGGACTTCCGGACGAACCAACGGACGCAATGACCACCAATCGAGTGGGGCGCCGGGCGATTTACCTGGCGTCACCGGCTTGCGAGGATCGACGGCCCCTCGTTTGACCCATTCGACCAACAGTGCGACGGTTTCCTGCGACAGCCTTTCACCGGGAGGCATCTGTAACTCTTCACTGTCGCGACGCACCGCCTGGATCAGCAGACTTTCGTCCGGCTTCTTCGGAACAATAGCCGGCCCGTGGTCGCCTCCCGTTGTCCAACCGTTCCGGGAATCCAGCGTCAGGCCACCGCTCATGCTATCGGATTCATGAGAATGGCATTCGAAGCAATACCGTTTCAAAATCGGTTCAATCTTTTCCGTGAAGAAAAGATTGCCCGCCGTGGTCGTCGCAGCCTCCTGTGCAGGCGAGTTTCGGCTCAGCAGCAGCAGTGAAAATGCGGCTATGCAGAAAAGGATTCGGCAGGATGGACTCACAGCATTTCCACCGTCTTGAAGAAGCGTATTACAGTTCGGGCACGCAGGTTTTGTCAGGCGTTTCTAATTGAATACCCACAGGCCATGCTAAACATACTTGTTGTCGCCGGGGCAGGCATAATCTCACTGGTCGTTCGGCATCGCTGTTTCGTGTGAAAGATTCCGCGCTGCGGCTAGAGCAGGCTCAGCGCGTTTTCGCGTTGTACGAGTGGGAAGTAGACCGTTTTGCCTCCTTGCCGGTGAGATTCGAAAACGCCGCAGATCATTTCGACGGTGACAGCACCGGCATGGGCGTCGCAAAGTGGTGCGCGGTTGTTGTCGCAGGCGTCGATGAGGTCTCGCACGGCGAGGACATGGTTGTGTACGCTGGCAATGACGTCTTTTTGGTTCTCTGGCAATCCAACGGCGGCCGTTGAAATCGGAATCCACGGGCGAGGCTCAGCGGTTGGCTGGTACGGATTTCCGGGGGTGAAGTGGGCCACGGGATCTCGATCGATGTGAATGGTCACGGTGCCTTTGCTGCCGATGAGTTGCATGCAGTAGGCGTTTCCTTCTGTTCCGTCGTTGGCGATGGAATCGTAGTAGGCGACGATGCCTTTCTGCGTTTCGTAGCGAGCGTGCACTTCGTTTGCAGCCAGCAGTCCAAGCCCTTCTGCTCCCGGCTTGACGTCCTCCGCCGTGATGCGACGACCACCCTGAAGCATGATCGCAGAACATGATTTCGGTGCGCCAGCGAAATAGTGGATCAGGTTGACAATGTGACTGCCAAGCACCCACAGATCTTCGCCCCCGCCACGACGGTCGCCTTTGCCGCGTCCGCGAATCTGCAGCAGTTTTCCCAATTCGCCATCTGCAATTAGTTTGTCGATCTGAGCCAACGTCGGGTGATAGCGGTTTCGGTGCGCCACTGCGATCGTCGCGCCGTGCTTCTTACAAGCCGCAATCAGAGCGTCTGCTTCTGCGGGCGTGCGACAGAATGGCTTTTCGATGTAGAGCCCTTTTACGCCCGCTTCAATTGCAGCCAACGCCATATCATGATGCTGATCTGCGTGACGCGGGCACACGGAAACAAATTCGGGCCGCGTTTCCGACAGCATCTTTCGATAGTCTGTATATCCCCGATCGATGCCCAGCTTTTTCAGTTCGTTTGCGAGGCCCGATTCATTGCCGTCAGCAACCGCGACGATTTCTGTGTTCGCGATCTTCTGCCAGACGGTGTCGAGTCCATGCCCATAGTTGCCTCGCCCCGTGTGTCCAATCACGGCGACGCGACGCTTCGGCTGGGGACTTTGAGCAAATCCTGATGCAACGGTTGCAGAAGATGCGATAAGGAAGGAACGGCGTTTCATAACAACGAAGCCTGCTGATGCGGCCGCAGACGTGAGACGCGGCTGAAAGGTCAACTATTGCTCAACGTGAATTATGCATGCTAACGCGACCAGCGTGAATCTTCTATTCAGCAGACCATGTGGTGACGGTTGTTGCTGGCGGTGTCCCGGTTGCAGTTGTGTGCGACTGATTCGCAAGGCATTTTTGGAAGAGCGTCTTGCAAAGATCAGAAACCGGTGTTTGGATACCAGCGGCTATAGTGGTTGTTGCCAAGACGCGTTAGAGGAGTGGTGACGGGCTTGTACAGAAGTGATCCATCGCGGACCTTCTGGCGATGCCCCAGTTTGGACACCAGGGGCCAATAGGGATTCTTGCCACTTTGCCATTCGACGAATTGGTTAGGGTCCCACACGGCAATACCGTCCGCTCCGTCGTCATAGTTGGTGGCGACTTTGCTCAGCAAGTCTGACGCACTCTTCATTTTCCACCCGACATAAAACGGATAGATCGTCACGTCGGTGCCTTCAGTGATGCGAGCGTAGTAGGCCGTGTCGCCTGATTTCGTTTTTAGTCCGCTGGTGTAGTAGGCAAACCAGGCGATGCCGATCTGGTCGATCAGCTTTTCTTCAATCCACTTTTCCACATCGATCCCGAATTTTCGATTGTCTGCAGCCGTCGCAAACGTTGTTACCGCCAGCTTCAATCGAAGGCCCGCTCTGCCCTGCTTTTCTGCCGTTTCGTCCAGCAACTTACGAATCTTTCGCATGAAGCCGGTCACAATTTCCGCCCTCATTTCGAAAACCCTTGGATCGTCTTCCGCAAGTTTCCGCGGGTCTTCGCCAAATTTTTGGATGAATCGTTTACAGAATGGTTCCTCCCACAGAATCATTGGCATGCCTCGGTGGAACATGAACCCTGCTCCATCCGGTTCGCGCTGCAGCACTTCGCGGTAGACGTCCAGTAGGTGATCCTGAACTTCTTCTGCGGCGTAGCTCATGTGCATCGTGGGCGTTCCGTCGTGATCGACACAACGCCATTCCGGGTGAGCCTCGTAGAATTCGCTCATGAAGAACTCTTCCCACGGCGGCGCGCCCTTCCAGCCAGCAGCTCGCAAGCAGACAAGAATTTCCGCGTCCTGCGCGTGAGCCTCTTCGACCGCAACTTTCAGCGGATCAATACCCTGCTGCAGCAAGTGCCGGACGGACTCGACGTATTCGCGATCTACGGATCGTGGGAAGGTGTCGAGGTGGCCTCCCATCAGATTTCCAACTTTGGTGGGATGATGCACAAGGTCCGCTCCACCGACCTGAAACCACCACGTCTTGAAGTCGCTGTCGCGGTAGCCAGAAAACGTCGCCGCAAGGTCCGCTCGGTTTTGCGGCCGAAACGGGTGGATCCATGTGAATCCGTCGAACGTTGCAACCGAGGTTTTTGTCGCTGTTTGTTGACGGTCTGCCAGCACTTCGGCGACTTCTGATTCGGTAAGCGGGACTGTCTTTACATAGTGAATTCGCGCTGGCATTTCGTAGACCGTCGAAAAGTGCAGATCGTTCCCTGTTAAGTCTGCCACACCCAGAAAAATTTCTTCCAGCACGTCCCGCCGCCTCGATCCCAGGTCAAGCCGGTTGCTGAGACGCGTGTAGGCGGGATCGTTTGTGAGTTTCACTTCAACATTGTTTTTGTCCGGCCGGACCAGATCCGTGATGGTGCTAAGTCCAACGTAGACGGCGTGCCAGCCCTGCTTGCCAAGCTTCAGTGTCAGGTCGGGAGCCGACGATTCCCGGCCGACGGAAACACACTTCCCGGAGAAGTCTGCGGTTTCGTATTCGAATACTTTCCACTTCGCATGCTCACGACGCTTCGACAGACCGTCTGCAGGCGTGCAAGCAGTCATGTCCGTCATTAGTTCCGCCTTTGCGGCGTTCTGCCACTGAGATGAGTGCGCAAACGGAATCTGTTCATTCAGTGGCCGGCTGACGGTTTCGCTACTTACCTGGAAGCCAGCGAAACTGAAATCCGGTTCCTGCGGATGCATGACTCCACCGACGACGAAATATCCAGAACC
This DNA window, taken from Fuerstiella marisgermanici, encodes the following:
- a CDS encoding Gfo/Idh/MocA family protein, with the translated sequence MKRRSFLIASSATVASGFAQSPQPKRRVAVIGHTGRGNYGHGLDTVWQKIANTEIVAVADGNESGLANELKKLGIDRGYTDYRKMLSETRPEFVSVCPRHADQHHDMALAAIEAGVKGLYIEKPFCRTPAEADALIAACKKHGATIAVAHRNRYHPTLAQIDKLIADGELGKLLQIRGRGKGDRRGGGEDLWVLGSHIVNLIHYFAGAPKSCSAIMLQGGRRITAEDVKPGAEGLGLLAANEVHARYETQKGIVAYYDSIANDGTEGNAYCMQLIGSKGTVTIHIDRDPVAHFTPGNPYQPTAEPRPWIPISTAAVGLPENQKDVIASVHNHVLAVRDLIDACDNNRAPLCDAHAGAVTVEMICGVFESHRQGGKTVYFPLVQRENALSLL
- a CDS encoding PSD1 and planctomycete cytochrome C domain-containing protein, with protein sequence MSPSCRILFCIAAFSLLLLSRNSPAQEAATTTAGNLFFTEKIEPILKRYCFECHSHESDSMSGGLTLDSRNGWTTGGDHGPAIVPKKPDESLLIQAVRRDSEELQMPPGERLSQETVALLVEWVKRGAVDPRKPVTPGKSPGAPLDWWSLRPLVRPEVPSLNGQNKPGNPIDAFVQHKLQSAELTPTNPADRRTLIRRAYFDLHGLPPTPDNVKAFADDAAPGAWEKIIDGLLNSPRYGERWARHWLDTVHFADTHGCEHDVFRPNAWRYRDYVIDSFNHDTPWPRFIREQLAADHFFPKQTNLTPALGFIAAGPLELSRASTAPVTFDYLDRDDMVTQTMAAFASTTANCARCHDHKFDPITQEDYYSLQAVFAGIGKGDIEFDASPEIAAQRQHWTALIDRADRGELSNDKSKEIANLAKSWEASAAEQPALWTTLCPTVFVSSGGATLKRLDDDSLLATGHRPDTDTYTISAPLALNSLTALRLEVLPDESLPAKGPGRCDNGNLHLNEVEIYLNDNESRRLNIRSAVADWDQEGWTIDHSLDSNVKTAWGIYPKVGEAHHAVFELEEAAKLKADSQVTVVLKQLHGGSHLIGRCRMYATDADGAAAKVVPQAVAAAMKVPKSERTPEQHNAVLSFAVKSVAEQRLKALPPQSSVYAASPWYSRSTKLTQPMTPQVVRVLNRGSIDQPGEVASPGSLSAIPTLPGRFELSDAQNESFRRAALADWLAARENPLTRRSVVNRVWAKHFGRGICDTLNDFGRMGGEPSHPQLLDWLAVWFRDDANGSVKELHRLIMTSQTYQRSCQLHEKAGHRDPNNRLLWRMNRHSLDAESFRDAVLQISGRIDLTMYGPGIQQFTQSKGAQATPELDYDAFDWTSEVAARRNIYRVVWRGIADPFMESLDFPDLGLLAPKRSHSVSALQALATFNNDFVLHHSEVLANKLSAKFSTSRDQIREACRLVYLREPRSGEREMLLTYTNKHGLAATCRLLFNSNEFMFVD
- a CDS encoding GDSL-type esterase/lipase family protein, which produces MSITNVRLQLLILAMFVSSANVANSQEPAVLVAFGDSTTAKRGDLEIYAEILQRELPQTGLPVRVVNAGISGHNTDHAQARFKTDVLDHNPDIVVIQFGINDAAVDVWKDPPATTPRVPMDRYVKNLRHFVGTLKARKVQVVLMTPNPLRWTPKMREMYGKPPYLADEPNGFNVKLQEYAEAVRHLAKAEMVPLIDIYRSFEHYGETDGNSIDDLLLDGIHPNKHGHRIVADQLITQLQKLKALNSRVSKSAVEIRVLDNPADSSIRQPMTGATTVRFEDYVSNPPPQHTEPVQAWVGTFDVPFTGFTKPTAANTTVAPLPDPVGLLIESSSDTVGFYDPSSQVDCADPRADKLIFRFVAPTNTRRAATVSSVAFRITGTSLKGGNVRYSLHDISGKTLASGSAVPNPNSRGIESEVDCRALLNGKPQSVIHKLVVEHSGSGYFVVGGVMHPQEPDFSFAGFQVSSETVSRPLNEQIPFAHSSQWQNAAKAELMTDMTACTPADGLSKRREHAKWKVFEYETADFSGKCVSVGRESSAPDLTLKLGKQGWHAVYVGLSTITDLVRPDKNNVEVKLTNDPAYTRLSNRLDLGSRRRDVLEEIFLGVADLTGNDLHFSTVYEMPARIHYVKTVPLTESEVAEVLADRQQTATKTSVATFDGFTWIHPFRPQNRADLAATFSGYRDSDFKTWWFQVGGADLVHHPTKVGNLMGGHLDTFPRSVDREYVESVRHLLQQGIDPLKVAVEEAHAQDAEILVCLRAAGWKGAPPWEEFFMSEFYEAHPEWRCVDHDGTPTMHMSYAAEEVQDHLLDVYREVLQREPDGAGFMFHRGMPMILWEEPFCKRFIQKFGEDPRKLAEDDPRVFEMRAEIVTGFMRKIRKLLDETAEKQGRAGLRLKLAVTTFATAADNRKFGIDVEKWIEEKLIDQIGIAWFAYYTSGLKTKSGDTAYYARITEGTDVTIYPFYVGWKMKSASDLLSKVATNYDDGADGIAVWDPNQFVEWQSGKNPYWPLVSKLGHRQKVRDGSLLYKPVTTPLTRLGNNHYSRWYPNTGF